In Bos taurus isolate L1 Dominette 01449 registration number 42190680 breed Hereford chromosome 10, ARS-UCD2.0, whole genome shotgun sequence, the genomic window GCGGGACATAGGACCCGCATCTGCTGCAGCCCTGTCTCCTGAATACCCTCAGCATCTCCCTCTGGACACAGGGCTGCCCAGGTGTCAAGGCCCAGCCTGGAGCTCTGGCCCCTGCCACACCAGGTGATAGAGGCCTTGACCAACGTGGTCAGGTCCACAGGTCCACCCCACCGGGCCCTCCAAAGATCCGTGGCTGATCTAGCCCAGGAGACTCAGACCTCAACCCAGTGCCATGAAGAGGGGACCCAGACCTCCAACCAGAGGCCCACTGGTCCTACCCTTCCCCTAACCCTCCATACTGTCTTTACAAGGCTGGGCCTGCacttttggggggaggggggtaagAAAAGCGTTCTGGGAGTTTCTTGGACCTGCCCATTCCCTATCTCCCCCTATTTATCTCCCTTTTCTTCCATCCCCTATCTCCTCGTTCTTATCTCCCTTTTGCAGGTGGCAGATTTTGGCCTGTCCACATTTCAGGGAGGCTCACAGTCAGGGGCAGGATCTGGGGAGTCAGGGTGCACCCCAGCCTACTTGGCCCCAGAACTGTTGGCTAATATAAACCAGAAAGCCTCCAGGGCCAGTGATGTCTACAGGTAAGGCACCCACTCCAAACATATATCCAAACATATATCCCCAATTTCTACACCTGTCTGGATCCTTCGAAGGGATGCTGTATGAAAAGGGATCTTGCCAGCAGTTGGGTCAGGCCTCAGCTTTGTGTCTACTGCAGCTTTGGGATCCTAACGTGGGCAGTGCTAGCCGGAAGAGAAGCTGAGAGTAAGACAGACTCTGGGATCCTTCACCTCAGGTGCCCCCCTCCCCTAAGCCCCCAGTCTCCCAATCTCcaagccctcctcctcctccagtttACCTGCTCAGACTGCCCGACTCCCtcctcacatctcctgcactccCCACCCCTTTCCATGATGGGGTAGACTTCATACTCTGAATGCCTTCTcttcacacccccacccccaccctattAGTGCCCCAGACATCATTGGTGCGGGAAGCAGTGTGTGAGAGGCAGATCCGGCCCCCACTGACTGAGCTGCCCCCGTCTGGGCCTGAGACTCCCGGCTTGGAAGAACTGACAGATTTGATGCAGAAGTGCTGGAGCCATGAGCCCCAGAAGAGGCCTTCCTTCCAAGGTGTGCTGGCCATCCAGCTGGCAGTCGAGATAGGCCTGAATTTGTCAGCAGGGGCTTTTCCCCCGGAAAAGAAATTTTGTTCACCTGCCACCCACTCTGCCTTCTCTCTAGAATGCCGAATAAACACCAAGAAAGCCCTTGATCTGGTAAATAAAGGAGATGTGTCTGGGAGAAAGATGAATGCTGCAGTCTTCATGGTGAGTGCTCAACACCCCCATCCAGGAGCTGGGCAGGATGGCACAACGTGGCTCCCTTGGCCACTCAATGACCCCACTGACCACCATTCTCTAAGCTTTGACAATGGTCCCCCCTCTCTTCACCCCATCCCTGAGTTCCCAGGCAACAGACATGGACCCAACTCCCTTGGGTTTACTCCTGCTCTGCCACCTCCATGCCCAGCCAGCTCCCCATCCTTACAGGTGAAGGAGTTCCTTTCTGAGCACAGGGGCAGCAACAGCCCAGGCCTGGAAAGGACAGAAATAGACAGTCCTAGGGAAACCACAGGAAGCCATGACTCCTTGGTCTCTGAAATGATGAACCTGAATCTCGAGGGGTGCCCCAGCTCTGTTCCTGAAAAATGTACAAACCTTCTTGAGAGCATCGGGGTCCAGAGAGAGCAGGTTCCACCTGCCTGGACAGCAGAGACATCTTCAGATTCAACAGCCCGACCTCCTCAGACTCCAGAGACTTTACCTTTCAGAACCCAGAATCCCTGCCCCACCTCTGCTTGGACCCCAGGTCCTGGACCCCAAGGGAGTCAGGTGAGACACTGGCAGGACTACAGGATGCGCTGGGACTCCTGTGAATCCTGTCCGCTTGCCAGGGGACACTTGGGGCTGAGGGTGTCTGCCATAAGGGAATAGGCCCCAAGACAGGGAGCCTGAGAGCCTGTGTTGTTTGTAGGGGGCTGAGAGATGTGACACCAACTGGCCTCCCAGAGGGCCGGCACCAAATCTGGTACCAGGTACCCACTCTCCACTCCTTCCTTTCCCTGCTTAATTCTTCTACTAGCTTCTTCCTCAAGACCAAATACAGATCCCAGGTACTTGGGGAGGGGGAATGAGAAAGGGCTAGAGCCCACCTACCCCAGCCTTCtcattttgtaaatgaagaaactgacagcCACGGAGGTCACACAGCAAAACCAACCTGGCTCCTGAGCATTTGGACTTGCCCCAACACCAGCTCTGTGAACCTCTAAATTCCATTCCACTGTCGCTGTGTTGGTCCAGAGGGTCACCCATCAGAAAAGACCCAAATATCATCAAtccaatggacttgagtttgagcagactcccagagatagtgaaagacagggaagcctggcgtaatgcagtccatggggtcacaaagagtcggccacgactgagtgattgaacaacatcAGAGTCTCAGATGTTAGTTGCCACTCCTCTTTAGCTTCTGCAAACCCAATTCTGAAGGTGCAGCGTGAAGGGAAAGGCTGAAGACAGTCCGAGACCCCACACTTGCATTTCCCCAGGGTGAACACGAGGTGTCGCTGCCCCTCCATCCTGCTGCTCCTCCTTACTATAAATCTCCAGCCACTTAATCCTCCCAACATCTCCACTCTTTCTCTTAAAGGGCCATGGTTTCCTACCATCTTTAACTGCCAAGGAGTACAGATTGGAAACAACAACCGCCTGATTATACAAGGAGGAACTGCCTTATCCACGAAGGGCGTGGCGCCTGGGGGCGTGGATAGGGGCCCTCAGTGCACCCCTCAAGGAAGAAGTTCAAAAGAAGGACCGCAAGAACCTGAAGCCTGGAGTGGGCCATAGGACTGGTATCATAATAGCAAGAATTGAAGCAGCTTCTCAACTGCCTCCTGGACTTGAGGCTGCTAGCCTAGACTTTCTCTGAGGGCCATCAAGCCTTCACCTAAATTGTCTTTGTGGCCCCAGGAGACAATAAATGTGGAATTTTAACCAAAGCACCATGAAGGAGGCTAAAGCTTCAGCCAGGGGCAGGAAGAGACATGGACGAGAGATGGGGGAGCTGACATCGAGGGAATGGGAGGCACTGTGGTTTCTCTGTGTGGCCAGAGTGGGATGCTGAGGGTTGTGGGTGGGCAATGTTGTGGCACACAAGGTCAGGGCCGTGCTGGCGGTGGGGGCGGGAAGGAATCCTGGCTCCTGGGGCAGCTCTAATCTCAGGGCAGAGCACTTCCTGTAGAGCAGGCAAGACCCCACCCTAAACCAAACCCTGAGGATACAGGCTAAGGTCCTGCCACCACCTTTTCTTCTGAGCTGTAGACACTTGGCAGTGGAGTCCTGGGGGGGGCGCTCTCCCTGGGAATTCTCAGACCCCAGCACATCTTTGCCCTGCATGATGCCCCTAGGCTCTCTCATAGGTCAGCCCCCATactaccacctccctcccccacatATATTCACGCACACATTGCTTCCATGGACACACTGGAAACCTTTGATTCTCAGCTGGTATTTGGGAGTGGACAGCAATGGCTCCATGAAGCTACACGCAGATGTGCCCCTCCCATGGAGCTGGACACCACTGGAGTATAGACCGCTCAGACGTGGCCACAGCACTGCCATCCAGGCTGGAGGGGCAGGGAAGGATTGCCTCTCATCTGGACCTAGACCCTGGTCCCCCTGTGCCACCATGCTTTTCttccccacatccttgccagcttTTGCTCCAGCCCACCCTCAGTCTCCCCACACCCAAGGTTTGGGGCCCATTTTGACATTTAACACTTGGTACGGCCCACACCACCCCTTGCATCTCTCCCGCGGTCTACATTCCCATTCCTTGAGGGGAACAGATGTGGGGAGGCTGTGGTGTCAGGAGAGACAATCAGAGTGGGGGAGGAAGCGGGAGTGCCGAGCATGGCTAGGGCACAGGAAGGGCCGGGCCATCCCATCGGGGAAGTAGGAGGGGGCTGAGGTGCCTGGAGGGAAGCGCCTGCTGCCCTGGGCTCAGAGCTACTAACCTAGCAGCACGCTGACTCCATAACGGTGCCCCAGAGTTACTTGGTTCAGCTGCAGCAGCATCGCGGCCGTGAGTTGGGGGGAAAAGGAGGGGGGGGCTGGGGCTCCTTTGCTTTAACCCTAAATCCTGTGCCCCTGGCTTTTGCCTGAGCACCTCTGCAGTCTGGGTTTGAGGGTCGACATCAAACGAGTGGGGAGTCCCCTCACTGCCAGCTGGAAGAAGGCTGGGAGGCCCAGAGAGTACCTGGAAGGAGATGGGATTGCCGTGAGCTTGGGAGGTCTGGGAGCAAGTGGCGTGGTCCTGGTGAGAAGGGCACAGTTGGGGCTGGTCTGGGCCTCAGACAGTAACTCACCCTGGCCCTCCTCAGCCCCAGGGGTCCACCCCCAGGCAGTGTGGCGCAGGGCCTGGCGAGACCATGGCCCGCCTCTTCAGTCCACGGCAGCCCCCCAGCGAAGACCTCTTCTACGAGACCTACTACAGCTTGAGCCAGCAgtacccactgctgctgctgctgctgctgatcgTGCTCTTGGGGCTCCTGGCGCTGCTCCCTGTGGCCTGGGCAAGTGGCAGGGTGAGCAGGGGAGCGGAGGAGGGCTCTGGTGCAGGTGTCCTTGAGGACTTCGGGACAGGCACTGCCTCCAGGGCATTTTCAGGGTTGGGATTAGTGGGTCTTCTTTTCGATGTGTTTTCTTTGCTGGGACCCGGGAAGCAAGTGCTGGACCTTGCTAAGAGCTGCAGTGACCCTGCACAAGTCACTGCCTCTCAGGGCACAGTTCTGGGTCTATGCAAGAAGACAGCTGGCCCCTCGATGCTTCTAATTTTTCTGTGGGTCTGACCAATCTTACCCGTGCCTGTGATCTGCTGGTCCTAGGATTAATCCAACGCCGGGTTTTCCGATTTTCCAGGGGGGAAATTACACTGGGCCCCATGGGAATCTGTTTCCtggttttctttccctcttcgGGGGCTGTGCCACAGTTGTACCCACAGACTCCCAGAAAGCACTTTCCATCCTGCTCTCATTTAGTCCCCAGATAAcctatttccagtttcttttgtGGGGGAAAAGGGCTCTTCAGTTCCATTTCTGGAAATATCCTGCTACATGTTTTCTTTCCACATTTCGGAGGCAAGGTGGGAAACCCACTGGATGAGACCAATGGTCCTCCTCCAAGTCCAGGAAGAGGTGGGGACAAACGGTGGAGCCTGGGAACGGGGTGGTGTTTCTGCGCCTTGAGGAATGGGGAGATCCAGCTCCTAAGCAGGCAAGGGAGTTTCTCGGTGTCCCCCTGCCAAAGCACTGGGAGGTGGGGACAGGTTGAAACTCCAAGTCTCAGGCCCCTGGCAGGGAATTTCCCAAGCCAGTTGGCCTGATTGGATACACTCATGCTAAGTCCCTCTGTGAGCTAGAATTTTTCACTTCCTTTGGGAttccaggggtggggtgggggtgggaggggtgctACAGTTCCTATCTGACAGATGAAAAACCTGAGGCTCGGAAAGGACATAGATTCACAAGCAGCCAATATGAGGTTGGAGCAAGGTCTTCTGGGTACATGGTCCAGGTTCCGTCGCCCTGCAGTATGCAAGTGAGATAGTGAGTTGAATCACAAGAGACTGCTGGCTCTGTTGATTAAAAACAGATTATTCGCATTTTCGTGTATTTCAATCTAATGTGAAAGACAAGTGGAGGCGCTTTGCTCACTGCTGTCTGCTCCTCCTCTTCTTGGATAAGCTCCCCAAACCCCACATTCCAATCTTGCCTCAtgttccccctccccaccaggagCTGGCCGCAGACCCAGCCTTCCTGACCACTGTGCTGTGCGCTCTGGGTGGCTTCTCACTGCTGCTGGTCCTGGCTTCCCGGGAGCAGCGACTGCAGCGCTGGACGCGTCCCCTGTCAGGCCTCGTGTGGGCAGCACTGCTTGCACTAGGCCACAGCTTCCTGTTCACTGGGGGCGTGGTGAGCGCCTGGGACCAGGTGAGCAGGTGGAGCAGGGCAATGGGGGTTCCTAGGCCTCAAACATGCACCCAGGCCTGGAGGAGCAGCATAAGCTTGCAACTTCCCGTGCCTCTCTCCCCTAGgtgtcctttttcctttttgtcatcTTCACTGTGTATGCCATGTTGCCCTTGGACATGCGGGACGCCATCACCGCGGGTGTCACCTCCTCACTCTCACACTTGCTGGTCCTTGGGCTGTATCTTGGGCCTCAGCCTGACTCTCGGCCGGCGCTGCTGCCACAGGTGAGCACACAGGAAGCACAGGCTGCATCCGGGGCTGGCTCTGCTGGGCGCTGCTTGCTTCCTCTGGGCGTTCACCAGCTGTTTTGTTGAGCTGACTCCATGGCAGGGCTCAGGGTTGAAACAGACTTGGCGGAGCTGGTCCACAGTGCCAGCGCGATGCCTGCAAACGCCAGAAGAGGGCTCTGGCCCCCAGGGAAGGGAGTTCGCCAGGGGACCAGGGTGATGGGGACAGATGTGGATAACAGAACCTTCACAGAGAATGTAAAAATTAGAGCTTGAGTAGTTTCCTGCTGCCGCGTGGGCGGGGATGGTGGAGAGGTATTCTGGCAGAAGGGTTCTAGGCCTAAGAGGCTATGTTGGTGCAGCAACCAAGGGTCTGGATGGGGTGGCGGGGTGAGGGAGAAGAGCCCCCTACAGACTCCACAATGCGGCACCCGTTGCCTCGAAATACTCTTAACTGTAGAGTCCTCCCTGCCATCTCGGttagccccccgcccccaccccggggTGCCGCGTTGCCTGAGACTGACGCTCCCCGCAGCTGGCTGCAAACGCGGTGCTGTTCCTGTGCGGGAACGCGGCCGGAGCCTATCACAAGGCGCTGATGGAGCGCGCGCTGCGCGCCACGTTCCGGGAGGCGCTTAGTTCCCTGCACTCGCGGCGGAGACTGGACACCGAGAAGAAGCATCAGGTTCTCCGGGCCAGGAGGCCGAGCGGGGCTGGGGCTCGGAGAGGGGAGTTGTTTGGGTCACACAACCGAGCTCCGGAGACTGAATGACTTTAGGCGGGTCACTTGACCTGTTTCTTCCTTTATAAAATACAGCTATTGTCTACCTTGGAAGGCTGCTGTGAGGTTCAAAAAACCTGAATCTTGTGAAAGCACTTTAGAGCTTTATGATATTAAACGAAGGGCTCTAATTCCTGTGTTGGTGCTGGAAGTTTAATCCCTAACATCGATCAGTGCAGGGCAGAGCTGGAGCCGGGCTGTGGGCGGTGGGAAGGACCTGGGCCATGGCTCTGGTGAACACCTCTGGGGCTGGGGGAGTCTGTGGGCTCCTAGGAGTTTGAGGGGGTGGGGTTCCTGGCTTTAGGGAGTGGGGTGAGGGTTGGTGCTCATAGTTGCCTCCCTCAGGAACACCTTCTCTTGTCCATCCTTCCTGCCTACCTGGCCCGAGAGATGAAGGAGGAGATCATGGCACGGCTGCAGGCTGGACAGGGGTCACGGCCAGAGAGCACCAACAACTTTCACAGCCTCTATGTCAAGAGGCACCAGGGAGTCAGGTATGAAGGATGGCCagaggggagggggtgtgggCTGAGACCCCAGCCCCACTGATGCTGTCTCCCCTGCCCAGCGTGCTGTATGCTGACATCGTGGGCTTCACGAGACTGGCCAGTGAGTGCTCCCCTAAGGAGTTGGTGCTTATGCTCAACGAGCTCTTTGGCAAGTTCGACCAAATCGCCAAGGTCAGAGGGGGCTTCCTTCCCCACCTTCAAACTCCCCACCCTGGAGAGACCCTGCCAGGGAAAGTCCTGCCTT contains:
- the RIPK3 gene encoding receptor-interacting serine/threonine-protein kinase 3 isoform X1, encoding MSGSTLWPSGASAPLVPIEELENPELIGKGGFGSVFRAHHRSWGVEVAVKIVNSRAISREVKAMSSLRNTNVLPLLGVTEKLVWEYVSGPALVTPFMENGSLAVLLQPRCPRPWPLLCQLLQELVLGMCYLHSQNPVLLHRDLKPSNVLLDSELHAKVADFGLSTFQGGSQSGAGSGESGCTPAYLAPELLANINQKASRASDVYSFGILTWAVLAGREAEMPQTSLVREAVCERQIRPPLTELPPSGPETPGLEELTDLMQKCWSHEPQKRPSFQECRINTKKALDLVNKGDVSGRKMNAAVFMVSAQHPHPGAGQDGTTWLPWPLNDPTDHHSLSFDNGPPSLHPIPEFPGNRHGPNSLGFTPALPPPCPASSPSLQVKEFLSEHRGSNSPGLERTEIDSPRETTGSHDSLVSEMMNLNLEGCPSSVPEKCTNLLESIGVQREQVPPAWTAETSSDSTARPPQTPETLPFRTQNPCPTSAWTPGPGPQGSQGAERCDTNWPPRGPAPNLVPGPWFPTIFNCQGVQIGNNNRLIIQGGTALSTKGVAPGGVDRGPQCTPQGRSSKEGPQEPEAWSGP
- the RIPK3 gene encoding receptor-interacting serine/threonine-protein kinase 3, translated to MSGSTLWPSGASAPLVPIEELENPELIGKGGFGSVFRAHHRSWGVEVAVKIVNSRAISREVKAMSSLRNTNVLPLLGVTEKLVWEYVSGPALVTPFMENGSLAVLLQPRCPRPWPLLCQLLQELVLGMCYLHSQNPVLLHRDLKPSNVLLDSELHAKVADFGLSTFQGGSQSGAGSGESGCTPAYLAPELLANINQKASRASDVYSFGILTWAVLAGREAEMPQTSLVREAVCERQIRPPLTELPPSGPETPGLEELTDLMQKCWSHEPQKRPSFQECRINTKKALDLVNKGDVSGRKMNAAVFMVKEFLSEHRGSNSPGLERTEIDSPRETTGSHDSLVSEMMNLNLEGCPSSVPEKCTNLLESIGVQREQVPPAWTAETSSDSTARPPQTPETLPFRTQNPCPTSAWTPGPGPQGSQGAERCDTNWPPRGPAPNLVPGPWFPTIFNCQGVQIGNNNRLIIQGGTALSTKGVAPGGVDRGPQCTPQGRSSKEGPQEPEAWSGP
- the RIPK3 gene encoding receptor-interacting serine/threonine-protein kinase 3 isoform X2; the protein is MSGSTLWPSGASAPLVPIEELENPELIGKGGFGSVFRAHHRSWGVEVAVKIVNSRAISREVKAMSSLRNTNVLPLLGVTEKLVWEYVSGPALVTPFMENGSLAVLLQPRCPRPWPLLCQLLQELVLGMCYLHSQNPVLLHRDLKPSNVLLDSELHAKVADFGLSTFQGGSQSGAGSGESGCTPAYLAPELLANINQKASRASDVYSFGILTWAVLAGREAEMPQTSLVREAVCERQIRPPLTELPPSGPETPGLEELTDLMQKCWSHEPQKRPSFQECRINTKKALDLVNKGDVSGRKMNAAVFMVSAQHPHPGAGQDGTTWLPWPLNDPTDHHSLSFDNGPPSLHPIPEFPGNRHGPNSLGFTPALPPPCPASSPSLQVKEFLSEHRGSNSPGLERTEIDSPRETTGSHDSLVSEMMNLNLEGCPSSVPEKCTNLLESIGVQREQVPPAWTAETSSDSTARPPQTPETLPFRTQNPCPTSAWTPGPGPQGSQGHGFLPSLTAKEYRLETTTA